Proteins encoded within one genomic window of Alosa alosa isolate M-15738 ecotype Scorff River chromosome 24, AALO_Geno_1.1, whole genome shotgun sequence:
- the LOC125289905 gene encoding retinitis pigmentosa 1-like 1 protein, whose product MVTVGTWEFYLGDRRQRSYPKIREAEPENTRVSLEPGIREAEPENTRVSLEPGIREAEPENTRVSLEPGIREAEPENTRVSLEPGIREAEPENTRVSLEPGIREAEPENTRVSLEPGIREPEPENTRVSLEPGIREAEPENTRVSLEPGIREAEPENTRVSLEPGIREAEPENTRVSLEPGIREAEPENTRVSLEPGIREAEPENTRVSLEPGIREAEPENTRVSLEPGIREAEPENTRVSLEPGIREAEPENTRVSLEPGIREAEPENTRVSLEPGIREPEPENTRVSLEPGIREAEPENTRVSLEPGIREAEPENTRVSLEPGIREAEPENTRVSLEPGIREPEPENTRVSLEPGIREAEPENTRVSLEPGIREAEPENTRVSLEPGIREPEPENTRVSLEPGIREAEPENTRVSLEPGIREAEPENTRVSLEPGIREAEPENTRVSLEPGIREAEPENTRVSLEPGIREAEPENTRVSLEPGIREAEPENTRVSLEPGIREAEPENTRVSLEPGIRRAELWEH is encoded by the exons TTATCCCAAGATCAGAGAAGCAGAACCAGAGAACACACGTGTGAGTCTAGAACCAGGCATCAGAGAAGCAGAACCAGAGAACACACGTGTGAGTCTAGAACCAGGCATCAGAGAAGCAGAACCAGAGAACACACGTGTGAGTCTAGAACCAGGCATCAGAGAAGCAGAACCAGAGAACACACGTGTGAGTCTAGAACCAGGCATCAGAGAAGCAGAACCAGAGAACACACGTGTGAGTCTAGAACCAGGCATCAGAGAAGCAGAACCAGAGAACACACGTGTGAGTCTAGAACCAGGCATCAGAGAACCAGAACCAGAGAACACACGTGTGAGTCTAGAACCAGGCATCAGAGAAGCAGAACCAGAGAACACACGTGTGAGTCTAGAACCAGGCATCAGAGAAGCAGAACCAGAGAACACACGTGTGAGTCTAGAACCGGGCATCAGAGAAGCAGAACCAGAGAACACACGTGTGAGTCTAGAACCGGGCATCAGAGAAGCAGAACCAGAGAACACACGTGTGAGTCTAGAACCAGGCATCAGAGAAGCAGAACCAGAGAACACACGTGTGAGTCTAGAACCAGGCATCAGAGAAGCAGAACCAGAGAACACACGTGTGAGTCTAGAACCAGGCATCAGAGAAGCAGAACCAGAGAACACACGTGTGAGTCTAGAACCAGGCATCAGAGAAGCAGAACCAGAGAACACACGTGTGAGTCTAGAACCAGGCATCAGAGAAGCAGAACCAGAGAACACACGTGTGAGTCTAGAACCAGGCATCAGAGAACCAGAACCAGAGAACACACGTGTGAGTCTAGAACCAGGCATCAGAGAAGCAGAACCAGAGAACACACGTGTGAGTCTAGAACCAGGCATCAGAGAAGCAGAACCAGAGAACACACGTGTGAGTCTAGAACCAGGCATCAGAGAAGCAGAACCAGAGAACACACGTGTGAGTCTAGAACCAGGCATCAGAGAACCAGAACCAGAGAACACACGTGTGAGTCTAGAACCAGGCATCAGAGAAGCAGAACCAGAGAACACACGTGTGAGTCTAGAACCAGGCATCAGAGAAGCAGAACCAGAGAACACACGTGTGAGTCTAGAACCAGGCATCAGAGAACCAGAACCAGAGAACACACGTGTGAGTCTAGAACCAGGCATCAGAGAAGCAGAACCAGAGAACACACGTGTGAGTCTAGAACCAGGCATCAGAGAAGCAGAACCAGAGAACACACGTGTGAGTCTAGAACCAGGCATCAGAGAAGCAGAACCAGAGAACACACGTGTGAGTCTAGAACCAGGCATCAGAGAAGCAGAACCAGAGAACACACGTGTGAGTCTAGAACCAGGCATCAGAGAAGCAGAACCAGAGAACACACGTGTGAGTCTAGAACCAGGCATCAGAGAAGCAGAACCAGAGAACACACGTGTGAGTCTAGAACCAGGCATCAGAGAAGCAGAACCAGAGAACACACGTGTGAGTCTAGAAC CGGGCATCAGACGCGCAGAGCTATGGGAGCACTGA